In Girardinichthys multiradiatus isolate DD_20200921_A chromosome 18, DD_fGirMul_XY1, whole genome shotgun sequence, a single window of DNA contains:
- the lrfn1 gene encoding leucine-rich repeat and fibronectin type III domain-containing protein 1: MDRLVLCVLLCAALVKGYSCPGRCICQHLSPTLTLLCAKTGLLFVPPTIDRKTVELRLTDNFITIIRKKDFLNMTSLVHLTLSRNTISQIVPHAFLSLRSLRALHMDGNRLSIIKSDHFKGLSNLRHLILGNNQIHQVAPTSFDVFVFTIEDLDLSNNNLRSLPWEAIARMTNINTLTLDHNLIDHIEAGTFTLLTKLVRLDMTSNRLQKLPPDSLFQHAQVLSDAKGSSSSTLAVSFGGNPLHCNCELLWLRRLTREDDLETCASPEHLLDKYFWSIQEEEFICEPPLITKYYASKPYVMEGQGVTLKCKAMGDPDPDIHWRSPDGKLVHNNSRTILYDNGTLDILITTLKDSGSFNCVASNAAGIATAAVEISMIPLPLFVNNTGHMREDPGLSDITTSSKAGNDTKGYDKHDRRVLVTELTSSSAVIRWPSERHIPGIRMYQIQYNSTTDDTLVYRMIPSTSKSFLINDLAGGREYDLCVLAVYDDGITSLTATRVVGCVQFHTASEVSQCRFMHSQFLGGTMIIIIGGIIVASVLVFIIILMIRYKAYSSPVDSKAKVSSTMHSQTNGSQQRLQRSASRQPSDEGEAQAPKECMALVLRVDSEKKEDPAATTSILEVELPPNVDKIKRRSSMDAQRSGPPSEDTQTDSSLTGSTMSLCLIGSNAGTKEAPRLKDKKSALASVGLLPNELARTRHRFSFDGGDYSIFQSHSYPRRARTRWHRSTNQLNMESSPLANRRVTFSSTEWMLESTV; the protein is encoded by the exons ATGGACCGGCTGGTTCTGTGCGTGCTGCTGTGTGCAGCTCTGGTGAAAGGCTACAGCTGCCCCGGCCGGTGCATCTGCCAGCACCTCTCGCCCACTctgaccttgctttgtgcaaaAACAGGGTTGCTATTCGTGCCCCCCACCATTGACCGCAAGACAGTGGAGCTGCGACTTACAGACAACTTTATCACCATCATCCGCAAGAAGGACTTTCTCAACATGACCAGCTTGGTCCACCTCACCCTATCCCGAAACACGATCAGCCAGATCGTCCCCCATGCCTTTCTAAGCCTGCGCTCACTGAGGGCTCTCCACATGGATGGGAATCGACTCAGCATCATAAAGAGCGATCACTTCAAGGGCCTCAGCAACCTGCGGCACCTCATTCTGGGAAACAACCAGATCCACCAAGTGGCCCCAACTTCCTTTGACGTGTTTGTCTTCACTATTGAGGACTTGGATCTTTCCAACAACAACCTGCGCAGCCTTCCATGGGAAGCCATAGCCAGAATGACCAATATTAACACACTCACCTTGGACCACAACCTAATTGATCACATTGAAGCAGGAACTTTCACTCTGCTAACTAAACTGGTCCGCCTGGACATGACCTCTAATCGTTTACAGAAGCTTCCGCCAGACAGCCTGTTCCAGCATGCTCAGGTCTTGTCCGATGCTAAGGGCTCCAGCTCATCCACCCTGGCTGTTAGCTTTGGCGGGAATCCTCTTCACTGCAACTGCGAGCTGCTGTGGCTGCGTCGGCTAACTCGGGAGGACGACTTGGAGACCTGTGCCTCGCCGGAACACCTCTTGGACAAATATTTCTGGTCTATACAAGAGGAGGAGTTTATCTGCGAGCCCCCGCTGATCACCAAATATTACGCCTCTAAGCCCTATGTCATGGAGGGGCAAGGTGTAACTTTAAAGTGCAAAGCCATGGGGGATCCAGACCCAGACATTCACTGGAGGTCACCAGATGGCAAGCTGGTGCATAACAACTCTCGCACCATCCTGTATGATAACGGCACCCTTGATATTCTCATCACTACGCTGAAGGACAGCGGGTCATTTAACTGCGTGGCTTCCAATGCTGCAGGTATCGCCACAGCTGCTGTCGAGATCAGCATGATCCCCTTACCCTTGTTCGTTAACAACACAGGCCACATGCGTGAGGACCCCGGCCTTTCTGACATCACCACCTCCTCTAAAGCCGGCAACGACACAAAAGGCTACGACAAGCATGACAGGAGGGTGCTGGTCACGGAGCTGACCTCTTCCTCCGCCGTGATCCGCTGGCCATCTGAACGCCACATCCCCGGTATCAGAATGTACCAGATTCAGTACAACAGCACAACAGATGACACTTTGGTGTACAG AATGATTCCGTCTACTAGCAAGAGCTTTCTCATCAATGATCTGGCTGGAGGACGGGAGTACGACCTTTGCGTGCTGGCCGTGTACGACGACGGCATCACGTCGCTCACAGCCACACGTGTAGTCGGCTGTGTGCAGTTCCACACAGCCAGCGAAGTCAGCCAGTGCCGGTTCATGCACAGCCAGTTCCTGGGAGGCACCATGATCATCATTATCGGCGGCATCATCGTTGCTTCGGTGCTGGTGTTCATCATCATCCTGATGATCCGCTACAAGGCCTATAGCAGCCCTGTCGACAGCAAGGCTAAGGTCAGTTCCACCATGCACTCGCAAACCAATGGCAGTCAGCAGCGGCTGCAGCGCTCGGCTTCCAGGCAGCCATCTGACGAGGGTGAAGCTCAAGCACCCAAAGAGTGCATGGCTCTGGTACTCAGGGTGGACAGTGAGAAGAAGGAGGACCCTGCCGCCACTACCTCTATCCTCGAAGTGGAATTGCCTCCAAATGTGGACAAGATTAAGAGAAGGAGCAGCATGGATGCTCAGCGCTCCGGACCACCATCAGAGGACACGCAGACAGACAGCAGCCTGACAGGCTCCACCATGTCCCTCTGTCTCATAGGCTCCAACGCCGGCACTAAGGAGGCTCCCAGGCTTAAGGACAAGAAAAGCGCCCTGGCCAGCGTGGGATTACTCCCCAACGAGCTGGCACGAACTAGGCACAGATTCTCTTTTGACGGTGGGGATTATTCCATATTTCAGAGTCATAGTTACCCGCGCAGAGCGAGGACGAGGTGGCACAGGTCCACCAACCAGCTTAACATGGAATCATCGCCACTTGCCAACAGGAGAGTTACATTTAGCAGCACTGAGTGGATGCTGGAGAGCACTGTCTGA
- the nkapd1 gene encoding NKAP domain containing 1 isoform X2 encodes MSKQPLGKTLLRNVIRHTDAHNKIQEETEMWKMRDWEIQMSDHKHLSNTDIIRGRMHCDRVPDQSRNMSAGRERVSDHDDREARYWTRRLYEFEASDPDRWGHSGFKELYPEKFDSDSNRSVTIKKSRRRKMKKSKSDTEAYLSKRSKKSSQKKKKKKKKKVDDVKRKKDESTSNGSGTDDRSDTKDKQRKKKRSKSRHKNKKSVKTQRRDEDSSSGGSNSEGKKERRTNGHKKRKRDSLKDLDSEFDSKTKRRNNWKAAGEESSGCCSTD; translated from the exons ATCCAAGAGGAGACAGAGATGTGGAAGATGAGAGACTGGGAGATCCAGATGTCAGACCACAAACATTTGTCGAACACAGACATTATAAG AGGACGTATGCACTGCGATCGAGTGCCAGATCAATCCAGAAACATGAGCGCTGGCAGAGAGCGAGTGTCAGACCACGACGACAGAGAGGCTCGGTACTGGACACGCAGACTCTATGAATTTGAGGCCAGTGATCCAGACAG ATGGGGGCATAGTGGCTTCAAGGAGCTTTATCCTGAGAAGTTTGACAGTGACAG taacAGAAGTGTTACCATAAAGAAGTCCAGACGTCGCAAAATGAAGAAATCAAAGTCTGACACAGAAGCATACCTGTCAAAACGATCAAAAAAATCTtcccaaaagaagaaaaagaaaaagaagaaaaaagtcgACGATGTAAAGAGGAAAAAAGACGAGTCTACAAGCAATGGCAGTGGTACAGATGACAGAAGTGACACAAAAGACaagcaaaggaaaaagaagagaagCAAAAGTCgacataaaaacaagaaaagtgtGAAAACCCAAAGGAGAGATGAGGACAGCAGCTCAGGAGGCAGTAATAGCGAGGGAAAAAAGGAGAGAAGGACTAACGGTCACAAAAAGCGAAAGCGGGACTCGCTTAAGGATTTAGACTCAGAATTTGACTCCAAAACGAAGAGGAGGAATAACTGGAAGGCAGCAGGAGAGGAGAGCTCAGGTTGTTGTTCTACAGACTGA